Genomic segment of Candidatus Omnitrophota bacterium:
CTATATACGCGCCGGCAAATTTACCGAAGACTCTCACAATGAAATAAACCGCCGCCACAGCTCCCACAGATGTGATGGCGCTAATTTTCAGGTTGGCCCCCGAGAAAACAAAGAACAGCAGGTAGACGGGCGCGTCAACTTCATGCAGGACATCAAAAAATTTCGTTTCATGGGATATGTTGGCCAGAACCGCCCCCATGACCATGCATGTCAGAAGAAGCGGTATTTTGAGCATTTCGGAGACGCCTATGCCGATGAAAAGAAAGGCGAGCATGAAAATCAGAAGATTTTCGCGCGTGATGACGAAAGGCGCGATTTTTTTGATGAGGAGAGTCAGGACGATTCCTGTCAGCAAGGCGCCGCCTATGCTGCCCAGGGAAAACAGCAGAGCATGGCTCACAGCCGCGTTCCCGGCGCCCATAATAGCCATCGTGTTTACCATAGCGAGGGATATGGATATTATTATAAGGCACACGGCGTCGTCAAAAGCCACGATGCCCAGCAGAGTGCTGGTGAAGAGGCCGCTCGCGCGGTACTCTTTTATAACCATCATGGTGGCCGCAGGGGCCGTCGCGGAAGCCAGAGCCCCGAGGCACATGGCGGGCGCCCATGCCATTGAGAGAAAATATCTGGCCGCGAGCATCACCATAAAATACGCGCCCAGAGCCTCAAACAGCGATATCAGCGCCACCATTTTGCCCATTCTCTTTATGTCGCTCCATATGAAATTCTGGCCTATATTGAAAGCTATGAGACCGAGTCCGACACTTGAAACGAGGGGGGAAACGGTTATCAGATTGCCGTGCACAATATTCATCGCGAAGGGCCCCGCTATTATTCCGAAGATTATGTAAGCCGTCACGAGGGGAAGATTTATCAGTTTGATGATTTTGCCGGAAAACCACGCGCCGATAAGCACCAGGCCGAGACTGAATAAAATGTGCATTTAAGGACTCAGATGATACCTTTTTCTTTCAGAATGCCGATTACAATATCGAATTTTGTGAGCATCCCGGCAAATGTCGGGCCTTTCAAAACCGGAATTGTCCCTATCCGGTTAAGATCCATCATCTGCTCCGCGGAAGATATTGTTTCGTCCTCCTGTATAGTTATTATTTTTTTTGAATATAGATCGTCAACGAGAAAGAGTGTCCCCGAATCGGGCGGGATATTTATA
This window contains:
- a CDS encoding cation:proton antiporter — its product is MHILFSLGLVLIGAWFSGKIIKLINLPLVTAYIIFGIIAGPFAMNIVHGNLITVSPLVSSVGLGLIAFNIGQNFIWSDIKRMGKMVALISLFEALGAYFMVMLAARYFLSMAWAPAMCLGALASATAPAATMMVIKEYRASGLFTSTLLGIVAFDDAVCLIIISISLAMVNTMAIMGAGNAAVSHALLFSLGSIGGALLTGIVLTLLIKKIAPFVITRENLLIFMLAFLFIGIGVSEMLKIPLLLTCMVMGAVLANISHETKFFDVLHEVDAPVYLLFFVFSGANLKISAITSVGAVAAVYFIVRVFGKFAGAYIGGVLSHAPARIKKYMWLGLVPQAGVALGAALMVRDQLPLYGEMIFTTIVTTTVAYELVGPLCTKLALRKSGEIS